The Brasilonema sennae CENA114 genome includes a region encoding these proteins:
- the psaA gene encoding photosystem I core protein PsaA, producing the protein MTISPPEREEKKARVIVDNDPVPTSFERWAKPGHFDRVLAKGPKTTTWIWNLHALAHDFDTHTSDLEDISRKIFAAHFGHLAVVTIWLSGMIFHGARFSNYEAWLSDPLNIKPSAQVVWPIVGQDILNGDVGGGFHGIQITSGFFQIWRGWGITNSFQLYCTAIGGLVLAGLFLFAGWFHYHKRAPKLEWFQNVESMLNHHLAVLLGCGSLGWAGHIIHVSSPTNKLLDAGVAVKDIPLPHEFILNKDLLIELYPSFANGIAPFFTLNWGVYSDFLTFKGGLNSVTGGLWLTDNAHHHLAIAVLFIVAGHMYRTNWGIGHSIKEILENHKGPFTGDGHRGLYENLTTSWHAQLGTNLAFLGSLTIIIAHHMYAMPPYPYLATDYATQLCIFTHHMWIGAFLIVGGAAHATIFMVRDYDPVVNRNNVLDRVLRHRDAIISHLNWVSMFLGFHSFGLYIHNDTMRALGRPQDMFSDTAIQLQPVFAQWIQNIHTVAPGTTAPNALEPVSYAFGGGVLAVGGKVAMMPITLGTADFLVHHIHAFTIHVTVLILLKGFLFARSSRLIPDKMNLGFRFPCDGPGRGGTCQVSGWDHVFLGLFWMYNCISVVIFHFSWKMQSDVWGVVDADGTVSHITGGNFAQSALTINGWLRDFLWAQAVQVINSYGSALSAYGLLFLGAHFIWAFSLMFLFSGRGYWQELIESIVWAHNKLKVAPAIQPRALSIIQGRAVGVAHYLLGGIATTWAFFHARILSLG; encoded by the coding sequence ATGACAATTAGTCCTCCAGAGCGAGAGGAGAAAAAGGCAAGAGTCATAGTCGATAACGACCCGGTACCCACTTCATTTGAACGATGGGCTAAACCAGGGCATTTCGACAGAGTTCTAGCCAAAGGTCCAAAAACCACAACATGGATTTGGAATCTACACGCGCTCGCCCACGACTTTGATACACATACAAGCGATTTAGAAGACATATCCCGCAAGATATTCGCAGCACACTTCGGTCACTTAGCCGTAGTGACCATTTGGCTGAGCGGGATGATATTCCACGGCGCTCGCTTTTCAAACTATGAAGCTTGGCTGAGCGACCCCCTCAATATCAAGCCAAGTGCTCAAGTTGTTTGGCCAATCGTTGGTCAAGACATTTTGAATGGAGATGTCGGTGGCGGTTTCCACGGTATTCAAATCACGTCCGGCTTTTTCCAAATATGGCGTGGTTGGGGTATCACGAACTCATTCCAACTGTACTGCACTGCAATTGGTGGTTTGGTATTAGCAGGCTTATTCTTGTTTGCCGGCTGGTTCCACTATCACAAGCGGGCTCCTAAGTTGGAATGGTTCCAAAATGTCGAGTCAATGCTCAATCACCACTTAGCAGTATTGCTAGGTTGTGGTTCATTGGGCTGGGCAGGTCACATCATCCACGTATCCTCACCTACTAATAAGTTGTTGGATGCGGGAGTGGCAGTAAAAGATATACCGTTGCCCCACGAGTTCATTTTGAACAAAGACTTGTTGATTGAGCTGTATCCCAGCTTTGCCAACGGTATAGCGCCTTTCTTCACTTTGAACTGGGGTGTTTATTCAGACTTCCTCACCTTCAAAGGTGGTCTGAACTCAGTCACAGGTGGGTTGTGGCTCACAGACAATGCCCATCACCACTTGGCGATCGCGGTATTGTTCATCGTGGCTGGTCATATGTACCGTACCAACTGGGGTATCGGTCACAGCATCAAAGAGATTCTTGAAAACCATAAAGGTCCCTTCACTGGTGATGGTCACAGAGGTCTCTACGAAAACTTGACCACTTCCTGGCATGCTCAGTTAGGAACTAACCTTGCTTTCTTGGGTTCCTTGACTATCATCATCGCCCACCATATGTACGCGATGCCTCCGTATCCGTACTTGGCGACAGATTATGCAACCCAACTCTGCATCTTCACTCACCATATGTGGATTGGTGCCTTCCTGATCGTTGGTGGAGCGGCTCACGCAACAATCTTCATGGTGCGGGATTACGATCCAGTGGTAAACCGGAACAACGTGCTGGATCGTGTGCTTCGCCATAGAGATGCAATCATCTCTCACCTGAACTGGGTATCTATGTTCCTGGGCTTCCACAGCTTTGGACTGTATATCCACAACGACACGATGCGTGCCTTGGGTCGTCCCCAAGATATGTTCTCTGATACCGCAATTCAGCTGCAACCAGTGTTTGCTCAGTGGATACAAAACATACACACTGTAGCACCAGGTACAACAGCACCCAATGCACTAGAACCAGTAAGCTACGCCTTTGGCGGTGGTGTTCTGGCTGTAGGCGGCAAAGTGGCGATGATGCCCATCACACTAGGTACGGCGGACTTCTTGGTTCACCATATTCACGCCTTCACGATTCACGTTACCGTTCTGATTCTGCTCAAGGGCTTCCTGTTTGCCCGTAGCTCTCGTCTAATTCCAGACAAGATGAACCTGGGATTCCGCTTCCCCTGCGATGGTCCAGGTCGTGGCGGTACATGTCAGGTATCTGGTTGGGACCACGTGTTCCTTGGTTTGTTCTGGATGTATAACTGCATCTCGGTTGTGATTTTCCACTTTAGCTGGAAGATGCAATCTGATGTCTGGGGAGTTGTAGACGCAGACGGTACTGTGTCTCATATCACTGGTGGTAACTTTGCCCAAAGCGCTCTCACCATTAATGGTTGGCTGCGTGACTTCTTGTGGGCACAAGCTGTACAAGTGATAAACTCTTACGGTAGTGCGCTCTCAGCTTATGGTCTGCTCTTCTTGGGAGCTCACTTTATCTGGGCATTCAGCTTAATGTTCCTGTTCAGCGGTCGTGGCTACTGGCAAGAGCTGATTGAGTCGATTGTCTGGGCACATAATAAACTGAAAGTAGCACCAGCAATTCAGCCCCGTGCTCTGAGCATCATTCAAGGTCGGGCTGTTGGTGTAGCTCACTACCTCTTGGGAGGAATTGCTACTACCTGGGCGTTCTTCCACGCACGAATTCTTTCACTGGGCTAA
- a CDS encoding acyl-CoA desaturase, which yields MTIATSTKSQLNWLHITFFAGLHVGILFALFPSNFSWKAFGVFLFLYWVTGGLGITLGFHRLITHRSFQTPKWLEYFLAFCGTLACQGGPIDWVGMHRMHHLHSDEELDPHDSNKGFWWSHMAWMFYHSPAFADVPRFTKDIKDDPFYQFLQKNMILIQVALGIVLLLLGGWSFVVWGVFVRLIFVWHCTWFVNSATHKFGYRTYDTSDRSTNCWWVALLTYGEGWHNNHHAYQYSARHGLKWWEIDLTWMTVQLLQLLGLATNVKLAPQKAVSSQ from the coding sequence ATGACAATTGCTACATCCACAAAATCCCAACTTAATTGGCTGCATATCACATTTTTCGCAGGTTTGCATGTCGGAATTTTGTTTGCCCTGTTTCCTAGTAACTTTAGCTGGAAAGCATTCGGTGTATTCTTGTTTCTCTACTGGGTGACTGGTGGCTTGGGTATTACCCTAGGATTTCACCGCTTGATCACCCACCGTAGTTTTCAAACTCCCAAGTGGCTGGAGTATTTCTTGGCTTTTTGTGGGACACTCGCTTGCCAAGGAGGACCAATCGATTGGGTAGGAATGCATCGTATGCACCATTTGCACTCTGATGAGGAGTTAGATCCCCACGATTCCAATAAGGGCTTCTGGTGGAGTCACATGGCTTGGATGTTTTATCATTCACCAGCTTTCGCGGACGTGCCTCGCTTTACTAAAGATATTAAGGACGACCCATTTTATCAGTTTCTGCAAAAGAATATGATTTTGATTCAGGTCGCGCTGGGTATAGTCCTGTTGCTCCTGGGTGGTTGGTCGTTTGTCGTTTGGGGAGTATTTGTTCGCTTGATCTTCGTGTGGCACTGTACTTGGTTTGTCAACAGTGCTACCCATAAATTCGGCTATCGTACTTATGATACAAGCGATCGCTCCACAAACTGCTGGTGGGTTGCTTTACTAACCTATGGTGAAGGCTGGCACAATAACCACCACGCCTATCAATATTCAGCTCGCCACGGGTTGAAATGGTGGGAAATTGACCTAACCTGGATGACTGTTCAATTGCTACAATTACTGGGTCTAGCTACAAATGTCAAGCTGGCACCACAAAAAGCAGTCAGCAGTCAATAG
- a CDS encoding aminotransferase class I/II-fold pyridoxal phosphate-dependent enzyme, with the protein MNSSEQLREAQEALLQIFSGIDAQVKQNLKEVLNAFRHNHVGAHHFAGVSGYGHDDLGRETLDRVFAEVVGAEAAAVRVQFVSGTHAIACALFGVLRPGDEMLAVVGAPYDTLEEVIGLRGQGQGSLLEFGICYQQLDLTLEGTINWQALSHAVKDNTRLVLIQRSCGYSWRPSLSIAEIEKIIHLVKQQNPNTICFVDNCYGEFIETQEPTHVGADLIAGSLIKNPGGTIVAAGGYVAGRADLVEAAACRLTAPGIGSYGGATFDQNRLLYQGLFLAPQMVGEAMKGTHLTGYVFDKLGYPVNPAPFAKRRDVIQAIKLGSAQKLIAFCRAIQQNSPIGSYLDPIPDEMPGYETKVVMAGGTFIEGSTSEFSADGPLREPYVVYCQGGTHWTHVAIALEAVIEAVGKANT; encoded by the coding sequence ATGAATAGCTCGGAACAGCTGCGTGAAGCACAAGAAGCACTCTTACAAATTTTTTCTGGAATTGACGCTCAGGTCAAGCAAAATCTTAAAGAAGTGTTAAATGCTTTTCGCCATAATCATGTTGGGGCACACCACTTCGCCGGTGTCTCTGGATACGGACACGATGATCTCGGCAGAGAAACTTTAGATCGAGTTTTTGCGGAGGTGGTGGGCGCTGAGGCGGCTGCTGTACGAGTACAGTTTGTTTCAGGAACCCACGCAATTGCTTGTGCTTTATTTGGTGTTCTCCGTCCTGGTGATGAAATGCTAGCGGTGGTTGGTGCACCCTACGATACTCTAGAAGAAGTCATTGGATTACGAGGTCAAGGTCAAGGTTCACTACTTGAGTTTGGCATTTGCTACCAACAATTAGATCTTACTCTAGAAGGAACTATAAATTGGCAAGCTTTAAGCCATGCGGTAAAGGATAACACTCGTTTAGTGTTGATTCAGCGTTCTTGTGGCTATTCTTGGCGTCCTAGCCTATCTATAGCGGAAATTGAAAAAATTATCCACTTAGTCAAGCAGCAAAATCCTAACACAATTTGCTTTGTCGATAACTGCTATGGCGAATTCATAGAAACTCAAGAACCTACCCATGTTGGTGCTGATTTAATCGCAGGGTCGTTGATTAAAAACCCCGGTGGTACAATTGTTGCTGCTGGTGGTTATGTTGCTGGTCGCGCTGACTTAGTAGAAGCTGCTGCTTGTCGCCTCACAGCACCAGGAATTGGCAGTTACGGAGGTGCCACTTTTGACCAAAATCGCCTGCTGTATCAAGGACTGTTTCTCGCCCCACAAATGGTAGGCGAAGCAATGAAAGGGACTCACCTCACGGGTTATGTATTTGACAAACTCGGTTACCCAGTCAATCCAGCACCGTTTGCCAAGCGTCGGGATGTTATTCAAGCAATTAAACTAGGTTCTGCCCAAAAACTCATTGCTTTTTGTCGAGCCATTCAACAAAATTCACCTATTGGTTCTTATCTTGACCCCATTCCAGATGAAATGCCTGGTTATGAAACTAAGGTGGTTATGGCTGGCGGGACCTTTATTGAGGGAAGCACCTCTGAATTTTCCGCTGATGGTCCATTGCGGGAACCGTATGTGGTGTATTGCCAGGGCGGAACCCATTGGACTCATGTAGCAATAGCTTTAGAAGCAGTCATAGAAGCTGTGGGAAAAGCGAATACGTAG